One Actinospica robiniae DSM 44927 genomic region harbors:
- a CDS encoding FHA domain-containing protein, with product MSTCPAGHESQASDYCDTCGRVIGGPPASAAPVPSTATGTGSAAAGSAPRAGACPVCGAGRDGRFCEECGYDFDLAEAMPETVLTAGVGPAPAEAPVSQAPNTAAAAPAEAEQGLDLEAELARAEAQASPEASPAQPEVEPVPFEPLPDPIAGPIAGSASGGVSFGSELTLIVNADRDYYDAQVERGDIVASEFPFPKYPAERRFSFTAGPGPVRIGRSSSSRGLNPEIDLTGPPLDPAVSHLHAQLLKHDEGWVVVDLGSANGTRLNEAAEPLEAETEIPVKPGDRIHLGVWTTIVLQ from the coding sequence ATGTCCACCTGTCCGGCCGGGCACGAGTCCCAGGCCAGCGACTACTGCGATACCTGCGGGCGGGTGATCGGCGGACCGCCGGCCTCGGCGGCTCCGGTGCCGTCCACCGCGACCGGGACCGGCTCGGCCGCCGCGGGCTCCGCGCCCCGGGCCGGAGCCTGCCCGGTGTGCGGCGCGGGGCGCGACGGGCGCTTCTGCGAGGAGTGCGGCTACGACTTCGACCTCGCCGAGGCGATGCCGGAGACGGTGCTCACCGCCGGCGTCGGCCCGGCGCCGGCCGAGGCTCCGGTTTCGCAGGCCCCGAACACCGCTGCGGCCGCGCCGGCCGAGGCCGAGCAGGGCCTCGACCTCGAGGCTGAGCTGGCCCGGGCCGAGGCGCAGGCGTCCCCCGAGGCGTCCCCGGCGCAGCCCGAGGTCGAGCCCGTCCCGTTCGAGCCGCTGCCGGATCCGATCGCCGGCCCTATCGCCGGCTCGGCGTCGGGCGGGGTGTCGTTCGGCTCGGAGCTGACGTTGATCGTCAACGCCGACCGGGATTACTACGACGCGCAGGTCGAGCGCGGGGACATCGTCGCGAGCGAGTTCCCGTTCCCGAAGTACCCGGCCGAGCGCCGGTTCAGCTTCACCGCCGGGCCCGGCCCGGTAAGGATCGGCCGCTCCTCCTCCAGCCGCGGGCTGAACCCGGAGATCGACCTCACCGGCCCGCCGCTGGACCCGGCCGTCTCCCACCTGCACGCCCAGCTGCTCAAGCACGACGAGGGCTGGGTGGTGGTGGACCTCGGCTCCGCCAACGGCACCCGGCTCAACGAGGCGGCCGAGCCGCTGGAGGCGGAGACGGAGATACCGGTCAAGCCGGGCGACCGCATCCACCTCGGCGTGTGGACCACGATCGTGCTGCAGTAA
- a CDS encoding glutamate ABC transporter substrate-binding protein has translation MRTGRRWGRVTGWAGALALAAATVSACSTAAVGEQPKAPTAELGSAAPTATGSGSGTAQTCDPTASSPAPSATAVDGADVQAIKKRGYIRVGVSADQYLTGYLASDGDEEGFDIDLAHALAKSLFGDPGKVQFVALTTAERIPDLQDKKVDVVIDTMTITCDRLQQVGFSAVYFEASQRLLVDKGSPYTSISALKNQAVCAQAGSTSIGQIQKAGAKVVAVTNVSDCLVDLQVNEVSAVSTDETLLAGLAAQDPNLVLVGDPLEPEPYGIAVPLHQTDVEQWVNGVLAQYESDGEWANSYQKWFFEHGLPAAQPPVAQYSH, from the coding sequence ATGAGGACGGGACGGCGCTGGGGACGGGTGACCGGGTGGGCCGGCGCTCTCGCGTTGGCGGCGGCCACCGTGAGCGCGTGCAGCACCGCGGCCGTCGGCGAGCAGCCCAAGGCTCCGACGGCGGAGCTCGGCAGCGCCGCGCCCACGGCGACCGGCAGCGGTTCGGGCACGGCGCAGACCTGTGATCCCACCGCTTCCTCGCCCGCCCCCAGCGCGACCGCGGTCGACGGCGCGGACGTCCAGGCGATCAAGAAGCGGGGCTATATCAGGGTCGGGGTCTCCGCGGACCAGTACCTCACCGGATACCTCGCCTCGGACGGCGACGAGGAGGGCTTCGACATCGACCTCGCGCACGCGCTCGCCAAGTCCCTGTTCGGCGACCCGGGCAAGGTCCAGTTCGTCGCGCTGACCACGGCCGAACGCATACCGGACCTGCAGGACAAGAAGGTCGACGTCGTCATCGACACCATGACCATCACCTGCGACCGGCTCCAGCAGGTCGGCTTCTCCGCGGTCTACTTCGAGGCCTCGCAGCGCCTGCTGGTGGACAAGGGCTCGCCCTACACCTCGATCAGCGCGCTCAAGAACCAGGCGGTCTGCGCCCAGGCCGGATCCACCTCCATCGGGCAGATCCAGAAGGCGGGCGCCAAGGTGGTGGCGGTCACCAACGTCAGCGACTGCCTGGTGGACCTGCAGGTGAACGAGGTGTCGGCCGTCTCCACCGACGAGACGCTGCTGGCCGGCCTGGCCGCCCAGGACCCGAACCTCGTCCTGGTCGGCGACCCGCTCGAGCCCGAGCCCTACGGCATCGCCGTGCCGCTGCACCAGACCGACGTCGAGCAGTGGGTCAACGGCGTGCTCGCGCAGTACGAGTCCGACGGCGAGTGGGCGAACTCGTACCAGAAGTGGTTCTTCGAACACGGCCTCCCCGCAGCCCAGCCGCCGGTTGCGCAATACTCGCACTGA
- a CDS encoding serine/threonine-protein kinase, with protein sequence MRCTRPGCGGTLLDGYCDTCGLAAKTAPKAAPPAPVPSAPAQLCARLGCDGAVVDGYCDTCGMAAVKAAPAAVPAQANGGRETSARTASSVSARGGSARTSTGRSRGSAVSARALTGRTASNRGSRSTGRGGLGLGIVEIPSVEYRDPSEAVLADPEVPEHKRFCSHCGQAVGRGRNGHPGRTKGFCAQCRNGYDFEPKLAPGDLVAGQYEVLGCIAHGGLGWIYLARDNNVSGRWVALKGLLDTGDEAALAAAVAERQFLAEVEHPNIVKIYNFVHHDSGDYIVMEYVGGKSLKQIALDYKEANAGQALPLAQVLAFAIEILPAFGYLHSIGLLYNDFKPDNIIQSEEQLKLIDLGAVMAFDDQESDIYSTEGYKAPELESDGPSVESDLFTVGRMLAVLAFDFKGYQREFAHKLPARESIPVLARFESFDRALRRATHPQRERRFSSAAEMAAQLTGVLREVVALERGEQQPAVSALFTTERYSAGTEGVRAADAPTGAQLAAALPLPLTDPADPSAGYLAALGGRADQVVRTLTELRNPTPEVHYRVVRAAIEDGQFQLAERHLNRMAGIDAYDWRVIWYRAVVALCQGNAIEARAKFEACYNELPGELAPKLGIAVAAELSGLTSDALRYYLQVWSVDRSYVTAAFALARLRIAAGDHAGAVDVLGQIPEVAIQRTAAEIAAVRTRLDSPGFAGWADPEELARLGERVEALGLDGEAHESLKCEVLAGALSWRLQDEDTAAAQTLFGHRLSEDGLRAALERSYRTRARMAQTRAGRIAMVDCANLVRPRTWV encoded by the coding sequence ATGAGGTGTACCCGGCCCGGCTGTGGTGGCACGCTTCTCGACGGCTATTGCGACACTTGCGGCCTGGCTGCCAAGACCGCCCCGAAGGCCGCGCCCCCGGCCCCCGTCCCGTCCGCGCCGGCGCAGCTGTGCGCACGGCTCGGCTGCGACGGCGCGGTCGTCGACGGCTACTGCGACACCTGCGGCATGGCCGCGGTCAAGGCGGCGCCCGCCGCGGTGCCGGCGCAGGCGAACGGCGGCCGGGAGACCTCCGCGCGCACCGCTTCCTCGGTCTCCGCCCGCGGCGGCTCGGCCCGCACCTCCACCGGACGCAGCCGCGGCTCGGCCGTCTCCGCGCGCGCCCTGACCGGCCGCACCGCCTCCAACCGCGGCTCGCGCTCCACCGGCCGCGGCGGCCTCGGCCTGGGCATCGTGGAGATCCCCAGCGTCGAGTACCGCGACCCGAGCGAGGCCGTGCTGGCCGACCCGGAGGTGCCCGAGCACAAGCGCTTCTGCTCGCACTGCGGCCAGGCGGTCGGCCGCGGCCGCAACGGGCATCCGGGCCGGACCAAGGGCTTCTGCGCCCAGTGCCGCAACGGCTACGACTTCGAGCCCAAGCTCGCCCCCGGCGATCTGGTGGCCGGCCAGTACGAGGTGCTCGGCTGCATCGCGCACGGCGGCCTCGGCTGGATCTACCTGGCCCGGGACAACAACGTCTCCGGACGCTGGGTCGCCCTCAAGGGCCTGCTGGACACCGGGGACGAGGCGGCGCTGGCCGCGGCGGTGGCCGAGCGCCAGTTCCTGGCCGAGGTCGAGCACCCCAACATCGTCAAGATCTACAACTTCGTGCACCACGACTCCGGCGACTACATCGTGATGGAGTACGTCGGCGGCAAGTCGCTCAAGCAGATCGCGCTGGACTACAAGGAGGCCAACGCCGGGCAGGCGCTGCCGCTGGCGCAGGTGCTCGCCTTCGCCATCGAGATCCTGCCCGCGTTCGGCTACCTGCACTCGATCGGCCTGCTCTACAACGACTTCAAGCCGGACAACATCATCCAGTCCGAGGAGCAGCTCAAGCTGATCGACCTCGGCGCGGTGATGGCCTTCGACGATCAGGAGTCGGACATCTACAGCACCGAGGGCTACAAGGCCCCGGAACTGGAGAGCGACGGCCCGAGCGTGGAGTCCGACCTGTTCACGGTCGGGCGGATGCTGGCCGTGCTGGCCTTCGACTTCAAGGGCTACCAGCGCGAGTTCGCGCACAAGCTGCCGGCCCGCGAGTCGATCCCGGTGCTGGCCAGGTTCGAGTCCTTCGACCGGGCGCTGCGCCGGGCCACCCATCCGCAGCGCGAGCGCCGCTTCTCCTCGGCCGCCGAGATGGCCGCCCAGCTGACCGGCGTGCTGCGCGAGGTGGTCGCGCTGGAGCGGGGCGAGCAGCAGCCGGCCGTCTCGGCCCTGTTCACCACCGAGCGCTACTCGGCCGGCACCGAGGGGGTGCGGGCCGCCGACGCGCCCACCGGCGCGCAGCTCGCCGCCGCCCTCCCGCTGCCGCTGACCGACCCGGCCGATCCGAGCGCCGGCTACCTCGCCGCCCTCGGCGGCCGGGCCGACCAGGTCGTGCGGACTCTGACGGAGCTGCGCAACCCGACGCCCGAGGTGCACTACCGGGTGGTGCGCGCCGCGATCGAGGACGGCCAGTTCCAGCTCGCCGAGCGGCACCTGAACCGGATGGCCGGGATCGACGCGTACGACTGGCGGGTGATCTGGTACCGCGCGGTGGTGGCACTGTGCCAGGGCAACGCGATCGAGGCCCGGGCCAAGTTCGAGGCCTGCTACAACGAGCTGCCCGGCGAGCTGGCGCCGAAGCTCGGCATCGCGGTGGCCGCGGAGCTGAGCGGCCTCACCTCCGACGCGCTGCGCTACTACCTGCAGGTGTGGAGCGTGGACCGCTCCTACGTGACCGCCGCCTTCGCCCTGGCCCGGCTGCGCATCGCGGCCGGCGACCACGCCGGCGCGGTGGACGTGCTCGGCCAGATCCCCGAGGTCGCGATCCAGCGCACCGCGGCCGAGATCGCCGCCGTGCGCACCCGGCTGGACTCGCCCGGCTTCGCCGGCTGGGCCGACCCGGAGGAGCTGGCCCGGCTCGGCGAGCGGGTCGAGGCGCTCGGCCTGGACGGCGAGGCGCACGAGTCGCTCAAGTGCGAGGTGCTGGCCGGCGCGCTCTCCTGGCGGCTGCAGGACGAGGACACGGCCGCGGCGCAGACCCTGTTCGGCCACCGGCTGAGCGAGGACGGGCTGCGCGCCGCGCTGGAACGCTCCTACCGGACCCGGGCGCGGATGGCGCAGACCCGCGCGGGACGGATCGCCATGGTGGACTGCGCGAACCTGGTACGACCGCGGACGTGGGTATGA
- a CDS encoding PLP-dependent aminotransferase family protein, translating into MEANAPLTAATLARLLGPWRVAGGSDASRHPARAALADRITALILDGRLPVGARLPAERPLSEALELSRTTVTAAYTSLVERGYASARRGSGTYTALPERLLARPAGGWQEGQGADLVDLTCAAPLPPLAALRAATAWAAERLSVVTQESYLPYGLSALREAVAQRYTERGLPTDPSQILVTAGAQGAISLVGRLLIRTGDRILVEGPTYPNAIDSLTAARARLTPVPLDPATGWADGAAGGGAARIPLAQAATRLSPRLVYTIPHFHNPTGLVMPPELAGPLARAARKAGAWLLADETITDAALDVPVPAPFAAAVGPADAERLLVCGSLGKSFWGGLRVGWVRAPSRVVHELAAARASLDLASPVIEQLIAVAVLREGFGIEEERRAEWRASRELLEAALRDAMPDWSWHTPEGGLSLWVRLAGGEESTSLVHRAATHGLLLQSGPRFGADPGTYERYLRLPYTEAPEKLREAVRRLAAARTALGPVHAAERRRDLVA; encoded by the coding sequence ATGGAAGCCAATGCCCCGCTGACGGCGGCCACCTTGGCCCGCCTGCTCGGGCCGTGGCGGGTGGCGGGCGGCTCGGACGCCTCCCGGCATCCGGCCCGGGCCGCGCTGGCCGACCGGATCACCGCGCTGATCCTGGACGGCCGGCTGCCGGTCGGCGCCCGGCTGCCCGCGGAACGGCCGCTGAGCGAGGCGCTGGAGCTGAGCCGGACCACCGTGACCGCCGCCTACACCAGCCTGGTCGAGCGCGGCTACGCGAGCGCGCGCCGGGGCTCGGGCACCTACACCGCGCTGCCCGAGCGGCTGCTGGCCCGCCCGGCCGGCGGCTGGCAGGAGGGTCAGGGCGCTGATCTGGTCGACCTGACCTGCGCGGCCCCGCTGCCCCCGCTGGCCGCGCTGCGCGCCGCCACGGCCTGGGCGGCCGAGCGGCTGTCCGTGGTGACGCAGGAGTCTTATCTGCCCTACGGCCTGAGCGCCCTGCGCGAAGCGGTGGCGCAGCGCTACACGGAACGCGGCCTGCCCACCGATCCGAGCCAGATCCTGGTGACGGCCGGGGCCCAGGGCGCGATCAGCCTCGTCGGCAGACTCCTGATCAGGACCGGTGACAGGATCCTGGTTGAGGGGCCGACCTACCCGAACGCGATCGACTCGCTGACCGCGGCGCGGGCGCGGCTGACGCCGGTGCCGCTGGACCCGGCGACCGGCTGGGCGGACGGGGCGGCCGGCGGCGGCGCGGCCCGGATTCCGTTGGCCCAGGCGGCGACCCGGCTCTCACCGCGACTGGTGTATACGATCCCTCATTTCCACAACCCGACCGGCCTGGTGATGCCGCCGGAGCTGGCCGGCCCGCTGGCCCGGGCAGCCCGCAAAGCAGGAGCCTGGCTCCTGGCCGACGAGACGATCACCGACGCGGCGCTCGACGTCCCGGTGCCCGCGCCGTTCGCCGCCGCGGTCGGCCCCGCGGACGCGGAGCGGCTGCTGGTGTGCGGCTCGCTCGGCAAGAGCTTCTGGGGCGGGCTGCGCGTGGGCTGGGTCCGGGCACCCAGCCGCGTCGTGCACGAACTCGCGGCGGCGAGGGCGTCGCTCGACCTCGCCTCTCCGGTGATCGAGCAGCTGATCGCGGTCGCGGTGCTGCGCGAAGGCTTCGGCATCGAGGAAGAGCGGCGCGCCGAGTGGCGCGCCTCGCGTGAACTGCTGGAGGCGGCCCTGCGCGACGCGATGCCGGACTGGAGCTGGCACACGCCCGAGGGCGGGCTGAGCCTGTGGGTGCGGCTGGCCGGGGGCGAGGAGTCGACCAGTCTCGTCCACCGCGCGGCGACCCACGGCCTGCTGCTGCAGAGCGGCCCGCGCTTCGGCGCCGACCCGGGCACGTACGAGCGCTACCTGCGCCTGCCCTACACCGAGGCGCCGGAGAAGTTGCGCGAAGCCGTCCGCCGCCTCGCCGCCGCCCGCACCGCACTCGGGCCCGTGCACGCCGCGGAGAGGCGGCGGGACTTGGTGGCGTAG
- a CDS encoding vWA domain-containing protein, giving the protein MSAQPQFTVNVYQNEYLPEGATEINAIVSVQSAAAFGGTASARAAQVIMVDCSGSMDYPPTKMAAARQATEAAIDSIRDGVPFAVVAGTHVARMVFPGTEYLVPADASSRAAAKAAVARLTAGGGTAIGQWLAMADRLFTGHEQAIRHAILLTDGKDEHEDPADLAAALARCEGRFTCDCRGIGTDWVVAELRRVSSALLGTVDIVADPGRLAGDFQQIIEHAMGKAVGDVRLRLWTPQGAQVKFVKQVAPQILDLTGRRTPGPNPLTGDFPTGAWGPESRDYQVCVQVRPGGIGDEMLAARVSLVSVEGAGQAVTLGQGLVRAVWSDDVAQTGRIDRTVADYTGQTELADAIREGLEARKNGDLDTATAKLGRAVKLATQAGNEDTAVLLSKVVEIDDPATGTVRLKQRVSDADEMTLDTRSTRTVRVGKNRNENG; this is encoded by the coding sequence GTGAGCGCGCAGCCGCAGTTCACCGTCAACGTCTATCAGAACGAGTACCTGCCCGAGGGCGCCACGGAGATCAACGCGATCGTCTCGGTGCAGTCGGCCGCCGCGTTCGGCGGCACCGCGTCCGCCCGCGCCGCGCAGGTGATCATGGTGGACTGCTCCGGTTCCATGGACTACCCGCCGACCAAGATGGCCGCGGCCCGCCAGGCCACCGAGGCCGCGATCGACTCGATCCGGGACGGGGTGCCCTTCGCCGTCGTGGCCGGCACCCACGTGGCCCGGATGGTCTTCCCCGGCACCGAGTACCTGGTGCCCGCGGACGCCTCCTCCCGCGCCGCGGCCAAGGCCGCGGTGGCCCGGCTCACCGCCGGCGGCGGCACCGCCATCGGCCAGTGGCTGGCCATGGCCGACCGGCTCTTCACCGGGCACGAGCAGGCGATCCGGCACGCGATCCTGCTCACCGACGGCAAGGACGAGCACGAGGACCCGGCCGACCTCGCCGCCGCGCTGGCGCGCTGCGAGGGCCGGTTCACCTGCGACTGCCGCGGCATCGGCACCGACTGGGTGGTGGCGGAGCTGCGCCGGGTCTCGAGCGCGCTGCTCGGCACCGTGGACATCGTGGCCGACCCGGGCCGGCTGGCCGGGGACTTCCAGCAGATCATCGAGCACGCCATGGGCAAGGCCGTCGGCGACGTGCGGCTGCGGCTGTGGACCCCGCAGGGCGCGCAGGTGAAGTTCGTCAAGCAGGTGGCGCCGCAGATCCTGGACCTGACCGGCCGTCGCACGCCCGGTCCCAACCCGCTCACCGGCGACTTCCCGACCGGCGCGTGGGGTCCGGAGTCCCGGGACTACCAGGTGTGCGTGCAGGTGCGTCCCGGCGGCATCGGCGACGAGATGCTCGCGGCCCGGGTGAGCCTGGTCTCGGTCGAGGGCGCGGGCCAGGCGGTCACCCTCGGCCAGGGGCTGGTGCGCGCGGTGTGGTCCGACGACGTCGCGCAGACCGGCCGGATCGACCGCACCGTGGCCGACTACACCGGGCAGACGGAGCTGGCCGACGCGATCCGCGAGGGCCTCGAGGCGCGCAAGAACGGCGACCTGGACACCGCCACGGCCAAGCTCGGCCGCGCGGTGAAGCTGGCCACCCAGGCCGGCAACGAGGACACCGCGGTCCTGCTCTCGAAGGTCGTCGAGATCGACGACCCGGCCACCGGCACGGTGCGGCTCAAGCAGCGCGTGTCGGACGCGGACGAGATGACGCTCGACACCCGCTCGACCCGCACGGTCCGGGTGGGCAAGAACCGCAACGAGAACGGCTGA
- a CDS encoding zinc-ribbon domain-containing protein translates to MTEREEPAEHGPEHEGAAAGSQTWPTCPSCGAEVAPEDGYCEECGADLLVRRSEPPAADPGACRNPQCSNTSYADGYCDQCGSPAADPRDRLERDLGPVAGVSDRGLRHSRNEDDMALAVIGDRDGPPTPVIVVCDGVSASYKPETASAAAALAAREQLVLALRRGENPQSATLAAFEEAHKAVSALPPDPADETNGRASTMVTVVVGARELTVGWVGDARVYWLGAEPRRLTADDSWAGRMISDGTLTEEEAFKSPLAHTILRWLGPGAPEDPANLAVFEPDGPGLVLACSDGLWNYVPDADDLAHLASGGFGGLLATASALAAVALEGGGHDNITAVLAAWPPRAPEPGAAEQTAEINATPVEGTHL, encoded by the coding sequence GTGACGGAGCGGGAAGAACCGGCCGAGCACGGGCCGGAGCACGAAGGCGCCGCTGCGGGATCGCAGACCTGGCCGACCTGCCCGTCCTGCGGCGCCGAGGTGGCGCCGGAGGACGGCTACTGCGAGGAGTGCGGCGCCGACCTGCTGGTGCGCAGATCCGAGCCGCCCGCCGCCGATCCCGGCGCGTGCCGCAATCCGCAGTGCTCGAACACCTCGTACGCCGACGGGTACTGCGACCAGTGCGGCTCCCCGGCGGCGGATCCGCGCGACCGGCTGGAGCGGGACCTCGGCCCGGTCGCCGGCGTCTCCGACCGCGGACTGCGGCACAGCCGCAACGAGGACGACATGGCCCTCGCGGTGATCGGCGACCGGGACGGGCCGCCCACCCCTGTCATCGTGGTCTGCGACGGCGTCTCCGCCTCGTACAAGCCGGAGACCGCCTCGGCCGCCGCCGCGCTGGCCGCGCGCGAGCAGCTGGTGCTGGCGCTGCGCCGGGGCGAGAACCCGCAGAGCGCCACCCTGGCCGCGTTCGAGGAGGCGCACAAGGCCGTCAGCGCCCTGCCGCCGGACCCGGCGGACGAGACCAACGGCCGGGCCAGCACCATGGTCACCGTGGTGGTGGGCGCGCGGGAGCTGACCGTCGGCTGGGTGGGCGACGCCCGGGTCTACTGGCTCGGCGCCGAGCCGCGCCGGCTGACCGCGGACGACTCCTGGGCCGGGCGGATGATCTCCGACGGCACCCTGACCGAGGAAGAGGCCTTCAAGTCGCCGCTGGCGCACACCATCCTGCGCTGGCTCGGCCCGGGCGCGCCGGAGGACCCGGCGAACCTGGCCGTGTTCGAGCCGGACGGCCCCGGCCTCGTGCTCGCCTGCAGCGACGGCCTGTGGAACTACGTGCCGGACGCGGACGACCTCGCCCACCTCGCCTCCGGCGGGTTCGGCGGGCTGCTCGCCACCGCGTCCGCGCTCGCCGCGGTCGCGCTGGAGGGCGGCGGCCACGACAACATCACCGCAGTGCTGGCGGCCTGGCCCCCGCGCGCGCCCGAGCCGGGCGCCGCGGAGCAGACCGCCGAGATCAACGCAACTCCAGTGGAGGGGACCCACCTGTGA
- a CDS encoding YczE/YyaS/YitT family protein, with product MAAVADKGGPAKAELWPRRRPAQRLTRLTLGLGLYGASEALMLAPAVGVDPWDVFHTGLTDRTGIPVGTVLILVGAAVLLLWIPLRQRPGIGTVANVVVIGGVVDLMLGAMPAPHALWLRWAVFLTGALLNAVATGLYIGAGLGPGPRDGLTTALAARGHSIRVVRTGIELSVLAVGWLLGGDVGLGTVVYALIIGPLVHLTIPWLQLKLPESESAPQPAPVPAPEPAAPVPAASLT from the coding sequence ATGGCGGCGGTGGCGGACAAGGGCGGGCCGGCGAAGGCGGAACTGTGGCCGAGGCGGCGGCCGGCCCAGCGGCTGACCCGGCTCACCCTCGGGCTCGGGCTCTACGGCGCGAGCGAGGCGCTCATGCTCGCGCCCGCGGTCGGGGTGGACCCCTGGGACGTCTTCCACACCGGCCTGACCGACCGCACCGGCATCCCCGTCGGCACGGTGCTGATCCTCGTCGGCGCCGCGGTGCTGCTGCTGTGGATCCCGCTGCGGCAACGGCCGGGCATCGGCACCGTCGCCAACGTCGTGGTGATCGGCGGTGTGGTCGACCTGATGCTCGGCGCCATGCCCGCCCCGCACGCGCTCTGGCTGCGCTGGGCCGTCTTCCTGACCGGCGCGCTGCTCAACGCCGTGGCCACCGGCCTGTACATCGGCGCCGGCCTCGGCCCGGGCCCGCGGGACGGGCTGACCACCGCGCTGGCCGCCCGCGGGCACTCGATCCGGGTGGTGCGCACCGGGATCGAGCTGTCGGTGCTGGCCGTCGGCTGGCTCCTCGGCGGCGACGTCGGCCTCGGCACGGTCGTCTACGCGCTGATCATCGGCCCGCTGGTGCACCTGACGATCCCCTGGCTCCAGCTCAAGCTGCCGGAGTCGGAGTCGGCGCCGCAGCCCGCCCCCGTGCCCGCGCCGGAGCCCGCCGCCCCCGTGCCCGCCGCCTCGCTCACCTGA
- a CDS encoding MerR family transcriptional regulator encodes MSEAADGLGIGEFSRLSRLSPKALELYERTGLLEPEWVDPATGHRRYGRGQVERARLVASLRQVGIPLADIRQALRQGGRPGAEQIAEFWAEAEAEHAARRRLVNNLIDRLQGKAPAMSTAYRVRVRDLPARMVLSVTRHVTNEELTGVGRAFIAGFRDAGVSVLPGVEGAPFTIYYGEVSEDSDGPIEWCWPVPEAQAEELAERFPALTLRADHAHLEAYVHYGRASQLHVSRIALAVESMLSWARDRDKHVTGGLRLLYRAGSAGDGPDLDLSLPVR; translated from the coding sequence ATGAGCGAGGCGGCGGACGGGCTGGGCATCGGCGAGTTCTCCCGGCTCAGCCGGCTCTCGCCCAAGGCGCTGGAGCTCTACGAGCGGACGGGCCTGCTCGAGCCGGAGTGGGTGGACCCGGCCACCGGCCACCGCCGCTACGGCCGCGGGCAGGTCGAGCGCGCCCGGCTGGTGGCTTCGCTGCGGCAGGTGGGCATCCCGCTCGCGGACATCCGCCAGGCCCTGCGCCAGGGCGGGCGCCCGGGCGCCGAGCAGATCGCCGAGTTCTGGGCGGAGGCGGAGGCGGAGCACGCGGCCCGGCGTCGGCTGGTGAACAACCTGATCGACCGGCTGCAGGGCAAGGCGCCGGCCATGTCCACCGCGTACCGGGTGCGCGTGCGGGACCTGCCCGCGCGGATGGTGCTCTCGGTCACCCGGCACGTGACGAACGAGGAGCTCACCGGCGTCGGCAGGGCGTTCATCGCGGGCTTCCGGGACGCCGGGGTGAGCGTGCTGCCCGGGGTGGAGGGCGCCCCGTTCACCATCTACTACGGCGAGGTGAGCGAGGACAGCGACGGCCCGATCGAGTGGTGCTGGCCGGTCCCGGAGGCGCAGGCCGAGGAACTGGCCGAGCGGTTCCCCGCGCTCACCCTGCGCGCCGACCACGCGCACCTCGAGGCCTACGTGCACTACGGCCGGGCGTCGCAGCTGCACGTCTCCCGGATCGCGCTGGCGGTGGAGAGCATGCTGTCCTGGGCCCGGGACCGGGACAAGCACGTGACCGGCGGGCTGCGCCTGCTCTACCGCGCCGGGAGCGCGGGCGACGGGCCGGACCTGGACCTTTCGCTGCCGGTCAGGTGA